The Phaeobacter porticola genome window below encodes:
- a CDS encoding type IV secretion system protein, with translation MVDATVAGVAADTYADTVAAVRPVVQTASVLVVVLVGANVGLQAVPLSVSTIVSVGLRIVLVNVFLIYANLSVPYDALTNAPAELGAGILNSLSGGDVTNLYDGIDDLYSQALNVGQAISQNGGWLAGAMTSVVMFLVAAAMATITIIVLSAAKIMLAVLIAIAPVVVACTLFKQSAPLFEAWVKLAIGFSFVPLLVAAMAGFTIATGEAVAPDSLDSVETLGDAISFVVVMMIGAGLMLLVPTFAQGLAATNIGLASIGANAARMPGNAWRNTGAAIRGGDDMRRGFNAGLQGQGVSDRSSSAARAGSYAGGAVKLAGKMKKG, from the coding sequence TTGGTAGATGCCACTGTCGCGGGCGTGGCAGCTGACACGTATGCTGATACGGTTGCCGCAGTACGCCCGGTTGTACAGACCGCATCTGTGTTGGTGGTCGTTCTTGTAGGCGCAAATGTGGGTCTGCAAGCCGTGCCGCTCTCGGTTTCCACAATCGTGTCGGTAGGGCTGCGCATTGTGCTGGTCAATGTGTTTTTGATCTACGCAAACCTTTCTGTTCCGTACGATGCGCTGACAAATGCTCCTGCCGAACTTGGTGCAGGTATTCTCAACTCCCTCTCAGGTGGTGATGTCACAAACCTTTATGACGGCATAGACGATCTCTACTCCCAAGCCCTGAATGTCGGGCAGGCGATCAGCCAGAATGGAGGCTGGCTGGCCGGTGCCATGACCAGCGTGGTCATGTTTCTTGTGGCCGCCGCCATGGCGACGATCACCATCATCGTTCTGTCGGCCGCCAAGATCATGTTGGCGGTATTGATCGCCATCGCACCTGTGGTCGTGGCTTGCACATTATTCAAACAATCGGCGCCGCTGTTCGAGGCATGGGTCAAACTCGCCATCGGTTTTTCCTTTGTGCCGCTGTTAGTGGCTGCCATGGCTGGCTTCACCATAGCGACGGGTGAAGCTGTCGCACCTGATAGCCTCGACAGCGTCGAAACACTCGGGGACGCGATTTCGTTCGTCGTGGTGATGATGATCGGCGCTGGCCTGATGTTGCTCGTGCCAACTTTCGCGCAAGGGCTTGCCGCCACGAACATCGGCCTCGCCTCGATCGGTGCAAATGCCGCGCGGATGCCCGGGAACGCGTGGCGCAATACCGGTGCCGCGATCCGGGGCGGAGATGACATGCGACGGGGCTTCAATGCAGGACTTCAGGGACAAGGCGTCTCCGACCGATCGTCCAGCGCGGCCCGTGCCGGGAGCTATGCGGGCGGTGCGGTCAAGCTCGCCGGAAAGATGAAGAAGGGATAG
- a CDS encoding TrbG/VirB9 family P-type conjugative transfer protein has protein sequence MKTFIIAIATVGGLLGTPALAERAPVTMGQDARVRHVTFNPTDVIRIDTHLRVNTSIELGPGERINQVLIGDSASYEVEVLSNRNTISIKPVEAQATTNLTIFTNRRAVAFYLTEGRSRTQSFRVVVNFPDERPAGRQLAAGGRDTGYQFAGSGAIRPVRVWNDGRSTFFEFRPGVRPSIFGLNAQGYEITQNSQTQGAVVRVTGVRDAYTIRMGDDHICITRETGGFTTEAAAVAALRGREF, from the coding sequence ATGAAAACCTTCATAATTGCCATCGCAACGGTCGGCGGGTTGCTCGGAACGCCCGCCTTGGCCGAGCGCGCACCGGTCACCATGGGTCAGGACGCCCGCGTTCGCCACGTGACCTTCAACCCTACGGATGTGATCCGGATCGACACCCACCTTCGGGTAAACACGTCAATCGAACTCGGTCCCGGCGAACGGATCAATCAAGTCCTGATCGGTGACTCCGCGTCCTATGAAGTGGAGGTTCTGTCAAACCGCAATACGATCTCGATCAAGCCTGTCGAGGCTCAGGCCACGACAAACCTGACGATCTTTACCAACCGCCGCGCTGTCGCCTTCTATCTGACAGAGGGACGCTCGCGGACACAGTCTTTCCGGGTCGTCGTAAACTTTCCCGACGAGCGCCCCGCCGGGCGCCAGCTTGCGGCTGGAGGCCGAGATACCGGCTATCAGTTCGCGGGCAGCGGTGCGATCCGCCCGGTGAGGGTCTGGAATGATGGGCGCTCGACCTTCTTTGAATTCCGGCCCGGCGTGCGGCCCTCGATCTTCGGCTTGAACGCCCAGGGCTACGAGATCACCCAGAACAGCCAGACGCAAGGTGCGGTCGTGCGGGTCACCGGCGTGCGGGACGCCTACACGATCCGCATGGGCGACGATCATATCTGCATTACCCGTGAGACTGGTGGGTTCACGACCGAGGCTGCTGCCGTGGCCGCCCTGCGTGGACGGGAGTTCTGA
- a CDS encoding TrbI/VirB10 family protein, which produces MSDEKTGEKEYSFAPKRRASLGLRLGLGALLVAGTAIIAYPLVQGSGITSAVETSKADDFQDQVDGDGFGRMTADAEPTEQRSEPRFDPGPIEDELAAQRQALEEQNAKLASDVVALQAQLARLAEAPAPDNSAELAEALRSVQEQNTALIAQMQSEMDTRLAEADLEAQKRIADEVAARARVADGRMEQLMEQMLGLQRQNDALQQQIDDGMSDALRAQTERDQLAAEEAARRAELDRRRAEAAALRDTQIRSEGVIFDAGGQTGSPASDPERGPAVGDAAARAFVLDGAQPVQVATAEVIANPSNTVLQGTLIQASLETAIESTLPGQITAIVNYPVWSFDQSRVLIPEGSRLFGTYNSNVSLGQARILVGWSRIVTPEGQSVQLAAFGADDQGRSGVTGSVNSRFGLRFGTAALLSIIGAGPAIAASEASSETRSEIAEDVAGSFAQATDAVIGEFATLPPVISVQPGAAISVIVDRDLEFY; this is translated from the coding sequence ATGAGCGACGAGAAAACCGGGGAAAAGGAATACAGCTTCGCACCCAAGCGGCGCGCATCTCTCGGGCTCAGGCTTGGTTTGGGTGCATTGCTTGTGGCAGGGACCGCCATCATTGCCTACCCGCTTGTGCAAGGCAGCGGCATCACTTCTGCCGTTGAAACATCGAAAGCCGACGACTTTCAGGATCAAGTTGACGGTGACGGGTTTGGCCGCATGACAGCCGACGCTGAACCGACCGAACAAAGATCAGAGCCGAGGTTCGATCCCGGACCAATCGAGGATGAACTCGCGGCGCAGCGCCAAGCTCTCGAGGAACAGAACGCCAAGCTTGCGAGCGACGTGGTCGCCCTACAAGCCCAGTTGGCAAGACTGGCCGAGGCCCCTGCCCCCGACAATTCCGCCGAGCTGGCCGAAGCGCTGCGCTCGGTCCAGGAACAGAACACGGCGCTCATCGCCCAGATGCAAAGCGAGATGGACACCCGGTTGGCAGAAGCCGATCTTGAAGCGCAAAAGCGTATCGCTGATGAGGTTGCCGCACGCGCGCGTGTTGCCGATGGCCGGATGGAGCAGTTGATGGAGCAAATGCTCGGACTGCAGCGCCAGAACGACGCCCTGCAACAGCAGATCGATGACGGTATGAGTGACGCTCTACGCGCGCAAACCGAGAGGGATCAGCTCGCCGCCGAGGAAGCCGCGCGGCGGGCTGAACTGGACCGTCGGCGTGCCGAGGCGGCGGCGCTGCGCGACACACAAATTCGGTCCGAAGGGGTGATCTTTGATGCGGGCGGCCAGACGGGCAGTCCGGCATCTGACCCTGAGAGGGGACCTGCGGTCGGAGATGCGGCGGCGCGCGCCTTCGTGTTGGACGGTGCCCAGCCCGTTCAAGTCGCGACAGCGGAGGTTATCGCCAATCCTTCCAATACGGTGCTGCAGGGCACGCTCATTCAAGCGTCACTGGAAACCGCCATCGAATCCACATTGCCCGGACAGATTACCGCCATCGTGAACTACCCGGTCTGGAGTTTCGATCAGTCCCGCGTTCTCATTCCCGAAGGCTCCCGCCTCTTCGGGACCTACAATTCGAATGTCTCTTTGGGCCAGGCCCGCATTCTGGTTGGCTGGTCACGCATCGTCACACCCGAGGGGCAATCGGTTCAGCTCGCCGCATTTGGCGCGGACGATCAGGGCCGCTCGGGCGTGACGGGCTCCGTGAACTCCCGCTTTGGGCTGCGCTTTGGCACAGCCGCATTGCTCTCGATCATCGGCGCAGGACCGGCAATCGCCGCATCCGAGGCCAGCTCCGAGACCAGATCAGAAATTGCCGAGGATGTCGCGGGCAGTTTTGCGCAGGCCACCGATGCGGTGATCGGCGAATTTGCCACCCTGCCTCCGGTTATCTCGGTCCAGCCGGGCGCTGCGATCAGTGTGATCGTCGACCGTGATCTTGAGTTCTATTAA
- a CDS encoding type IV secretion system DNA-binding domain-containing protein: MSREFRGLIASSAVRDALGDKVLKAERLGRHLPYIAAVRDNVILTRQGDLMASVTLGGIDSFTSDDARIDEISEGFARIVSQLGERFGFHINKVSRPDVADLAAPDGMPFANAVDAAWQRSLRARDLKARTLMLTVLMRPSMPQAFSKVLGALGGGRDFQKDIDTRIVALEEAMTLLMAMYSDAGAARLTVSSGDWLAVLAAVHGQSYGKIIAAPGQLLADTMSNFDVSFQGKTMRLESGDSARYGAIFGIKSYPSRTWPTMLDALELPYDITITNSFTPRRANEMVERIQRTFRQRGASEDAGVSLTEQLIEAADAVASGRSTFGTHHASVQVFCDSAEELEQAASEIWRAGQETGAVLVRESWAAKALYFAQAPGNWAYRIRDGIVSSHNFAELAAFHKTRPGRGPEASPWGKTITAFPTVTSSLYRFNFHEAGRRTDEPSVGHTLVLGRTGSGKTLGTAFLMAQARRVGARVIVFDKDQGLEMAIRALGGSYSEIKVGQPTGFNPMTTETDARGAAWLTDWLGDILARHRPLETVQTVALNEAVRQIAAAEPGLRTFDGLASLVASTDDDGDLVSRVREWTEVGRYGWLFSRPSAQAIAIGEDVLGLDMTELLDQDAERSALLAYLFRRIERVIEDRRPTIIVIDEAWKMLADDIFVKRLHDWLVTMRKRNCVVMMLTQTPGHLDQSSVGQIIAESVATQILFPNPRANPEDYSILRLNAREADFLSSPTAGLRLALIRSGADSVFVNTDLAGLGGLVTVLGGGKTGEEKAPADWRKKEEFWKDMM; encoded by the coding sequence ATGTCGCGTGAGTTTCGGGGGTTAATTGCCAGCAGCGCTGTTCGGGATGCACTTGGGGACAAGGTTTTGAAAGCCGAGCGTCTTGGGCGGCACCTACCTTACATTGCTGCGGTGCGAGACAATGTCATCCTGACGCGGCAGGGTGATCTGATGGCGTCGGTCACGCTTGGCGGGATCGACAGCTTCACCAGTGATGACGCCCGGATCGATGAGATCAGTGAAGGCTTTGCCCGGATCGTCAGTCAGTTGGGCGAGCGTTTCGGTTTCCACATCAACAAGGTATCACGCCCGGATGTCGCGGACCTTGCGGCGCCTGACGGTATGCCTTTTGCAAATGCGGTAGACGCGGCGTGGCAGAGAAGCCTGCGCGCACGTGACCTGAAAGCCCGCACCTTGATGCTGACAGTATTGATGCGTCCGTCGATGCCGCAGGCATTCTCGAAGGTTCTGGGCGCCCTTGGCGGCGGCCGCGATTTCCAGAAAGACATCGATACGCGAATTGTTGCCCTGGAAGAGGCCATGACGCTGCTCATGGCGATGTATTCCGACGCAGGTGCAGCGCGCCTGACAGTCTCGAGCGGGGACTGGCTTGCAGTGTTGGCCGCGGTTCACGGACAGAGCTACGGCAAAATCATCGCGGCCCCCGGGCAACTGTTGGCTGACACGATGAGCAATTTCGACGTCAGCTTTCAAGGCAAAACCATGCGGCTGGAAAGCGGCGACAGCGCACGATACGGCGCGATTTTCGGGATAAAATCCTATCCCAGTCGCACCTGGCCAACCATGCTTGACGCGTTGGAACTGCCCTATGACATCACGATCACCAACTCTTTCACGCCGCGGCGCGCCAATGAGATGGTTGAGCGCATTCAACGCACCTTTCGCCAGCGGGGTGCCTCCGAGGATGCTGGTGTCAGCCTGACAGAGCAATTGATCGAAGCCGCCGACGCCGTGGCATCCGGCCGGTCGACCTTTGGGACACATCACGCCTCCGTGCAGGTTTTCTGTGACAGCGCCGAGGAACTGGAACAGGCAGCTTCCGAGATCTGGCGGGCGGGGCAAGAGACCGGTGCCGTTCTGGTCCGGGAATCCTGGGCCGCAAAGGCACTCTATTTCGCGCAAGCGCCTGGAAACTGGGCCTACCGGATCCGTGACGGGATCGTTTCGTCGCACAATTTCGCGGAACTGGCGGCCTTTCACAAGACACGGCCAGGGCGCGGACCTGAGGCCAGCCCATGGGGCAAGACGATCACGGCCTTCCCGACCGTGACCTCCAGCCTCTACCGGTTCAACTTTCACGAAGCGGGGCGCCGGACCGATGAACCAAGCGTCGGGCACACGCTTGTTCTGGGCCGCACCGGGTCCGGCAAGACACTCGGCACGGCTTTTCTCATGGCACAGGCCCGAAGAGTGGGTGCGCGAGTCATCGTTTTCGACAAGGATCAGGGGTTGGAGATGGCGATCCGCGCTTTGGGTGGCAGCTACAGCGAAATCAAGGTGGGCCAGCCCACCGGCTTTAACCCGATGACCACGGAGACCGATGCGCGGGGGGCCGCCTGGCTGACAGATTGGCTCGGCGACATTCTGGCCCGTCACCGTCCACTCGAAACGGTCCAGACTGTCGCGCTGAACGAGGCGGTTCGTCAGATCGCCGCCGCGGAGCCGGGCCTCAGAACCTTCGACGGTTTGGCAAGTCTCGTGGCCTCCACCGATGATGATGGCGACCTGGTGTCCCGCGTGCGGGAATGGACAGAAGTCGGCCGGTACGGTTGGCTTTTCTCAAGGCCCAGTGCACAGGCGATTGCCATTGGCGAGGATGTCCTTGGTCTCGATATGACCGAACTTCTGGACCAGGACGCAGAACGCTCAGCCCTGCTCGCCTATCTCTTCCGCCGTATCGAGCGCGTGATCGAGGATCGTAGACCAACGATCATTGTGATCGACGAGGCGTGGAAGATGTTGGCTGACGATATCTTCGTCAAGCGCCTCCATGACTGGCTGGTTACCATGCGCAAGCGCAACTGCGTGGTGATGATGTTGACCCAGACACCGGGCCATCTGGACCAAAGTTCGGTCGGCCAGATCATCGCAGAAAGTGTGGCAACCCAGATCCTGTTTCCCAATCCACGGGCAAATCCGGAGGATTACAGCATCCTGCGCCTGAATGCGCGCGAGGCGGATTTTCTTTCCAGCCCGACAGCCGGGTTGCGGCTGGCATTGATCCGTTCTGGCGCCGACAGCGTGTTCGTCAATACCGACCTCGCAGGCTTGGGCGGCCTGGTTACTGTTCTTGGTGGTGGCAAGACCGGCGAGGAAAAGGCGCCTGCCGATTGGCGCAAGAAAGAAGAATTTTGGAAGGACATGATGTGA
- a CDS encoding TrbC/VirB2 family protein, translating to MKRIDYTRAALAALLIVAAAPALAQDLSPVSDMIDNIIDAVTGPIGRGLGVLALVGSGVMMFFGRLNWPIFVAVFVGVVLIFSAETIIDGFAAP from the coding sequence ATGAAACGCATCGACTATACCCGGGCGGCATTGGCCGCGTTGCTGATAGTGGCCGCAGCCCCGGCGCTCGCACAAGACCTTAGCCCGGTCTCTGACATGATCGACAACATCATCGACGCGGTGACGGGTCCGATCGGTCGTGGCCTCGGTGTGCTCGCTCTCGTGGGATCGGGTGTCATGATGTTTTTCGGGCGCCTCAACTGGCCGATCTTCGTCGCCGTGTTTGTCGGCGTGGTGCTGATCTTTTCGGCCGAGACCATCATCGACGGCTTTGCGGCTCCTTGA
- a CDS encoding type IV secretion system protein: MRADTRIAAIIVAGTLMAAHPPPAFAQGVPVIDGSNLAQNIEQLQAALRDAENQLQQIEELRTQIERLTDIQGLLDDVLGSITGLNEIAALYNDVEDLRARAQKITDLSGFMDNLSLGDFDSLLDNLLDGDVTMGERRAADAMRETMASAGFTSEKLTELNDAGNPQGAAIADLAAANAMVIGQAQISYEEAAQSIERIDGLVEAIGEQETLKESIDLNTRMAAETNYMLGQMWRLNAAQGLAQGQNGIDFAAEQARTRSFFDFSGAED; the protein is encoded by the coding sequence ATGAGGGCTGACACCCGCATTGCCGCAATTATTGTCGCGGGCACGCTCATGGCGGCACACCCGCCCCCAGCCTTCGCTCAGGGTGTGCCTGTGATCGATGGATCGAACCTCGCGCAGAATATCGAGCAGCTGCAGGCCGCGCTGCGCGATGCGGAAAACCAGCTCCAGCAAATCGAGGAATTGCGTACCCAGATCGAACGCCTCACTGATATTCAGGGCCTTCTTGATGACGTCCTGGGTTCAATTACCGGCCTGAATGAAATCGCAGCCCTCTACAACGATGTGGAGGACCTGCGTGCCCGCGCCCAGAAGATCACCGATCTATCGGGTTTCATGGACAACCTGTCACTCGGGGATTTTGACAGCCTGCTGGACAATCTGCTCGATGGCGACGTCACCATGGGTGAGCGCCGCGCCGCAGATGCCATGCGCGAGACTATGGCCAGTGCGGGGTTCACCTCGGAAAAACTCACCGAGCTGAACGACGCCGGGAACCCGCAAGGCGCTGCCATAGCCGATCTGGCGGCTGCCAATGCCATGGTTATCGGGCAAGCCCAAATTTCCTACGAGGAAGCCGCCCAGAGCATCGAGCGTATCGATGGGCTGGTGGAAGCGATTGGCGAACAGGAAACGCTCAAGGAATCGATTGATCTCAACACGCGTATGGCCGCGGAGACGAATTACATGCTGGGCCAGATGTGGCGCCTGAATGCCGCCCAAGGCTTGGCGCAAGGTCAAAACGGCATTGATTTCGCGGCCGAGCAGGCCCGCACACGCTCCTTCTTTGATTTTTCCGGCGCCGAGGACTGA
- a CDS encoding type IV secretion system protein VirB3: protein MRDTPLFLGLTKPPRIFGLPIGYFVALVFASVIPFILVDDMRFLLVFLAGYPPLWLVADRNPHLFQILNVVMSRTPRTSVRSCNGGDLYVA, encoded by the coding sequence ATGCGCGACACACCACTCTTTCTGGGGCTGACCAAGCCGCCACGGATATTCGGTCTCCCGATCGGATATTTTGTGGCGCTGGTCTTCGCATCCGTGATCCCTTTCATTCTGGTTGACGACATGCGGTTCCTGCTGGTTTTCCTCGCGGGCTACCCACCGCTTTGGCTGGTCGCAGACCGCAATCCACATCTGTTTCAGATTTTGAACGTGGTGATGTCGCGCACCCCGCGAACGAGTGTGCGATCCTGTAATGGGGGCGATCTCTATGTCGCGTGA
- the virB11 gene encoding P-type DNA transfer ATPase VirB11, which produces MNQAAEKASFLSTYLKPLAAPLADPCVVEIAVNPDGKVWVETRGAEHMVGLEGVFYSPSQARDLATSIASATHGQISEKKPLVSGKIEMNGKPIRAQVVYPPVVDGGPSITLRRYSEDQLTLGDIGLLHGGLVDLGAERQAKAEQVIALTEAGDIRAAMKLCIDERLNIMISGGTSTGKTTFARALLALVTKTERIVTIEDAFELFPPQPNRAMLKADRVPSSERTAAKLLETSLRMRPDRIILGELRGDECKTFLDAINTGHSGSFTTIHADTAQKALDRLALMVMSVGINMSFEEVRRYAASSIDVVVQLGRKDGRRGVEQVWLPGSSNP; this is translated from the coding sequence ATGAACCAGGCGGCAGAAAAAGCCAGTTTTCTTTCGACCTATCTAAAACCTCTGGCTGCACCGCTCGCCGATCCCTGCGTGGTCGAAATAGCGGTCAATCCCGATGGAAAGGTCTGGGTGGAAACCCGGGGGGCTGAGCATATGGTCGGCCTCGAAGGTGTGTTTTACTCCCCTTCCCAAGCTCGGGACCTTGCAACATCCATTGCCAGCGCCACCCACGGACAGATCAGCGAGAAAAAGCCGCTCGTCTCCGGCAAGATCGAGATGAACGGCAAGCCGATCCGGGCACAGGTCGTCTATCCGCCCGTCGTGGATGGCGGGCCCTCGATCACTTTGCGCCGCTACAGTGAAGACCAACTCACCTTGGGCGACATCGGTCTGTTGCACGGTGGACTGGTGGATTTGGGTGCCGAACGACAGGCAAAAGCCGAACAGGTCATCGCACTGACCGAGGCGGGGGATATTCGAGCCGCCATGAAACTCTGCATCGATGAGCGGTTGAACATCATGATCAGCGGCGGGACGTCCACGGGCAAAACGACTTTTGCCCGGGCGCTTCTCGCGCTGGTGACCAAGACGGAGCGTATCGTGACCATCGAGGACGCATTCGAGCTCTTTCCTCCGCAGCCCAATCGCGCGATGCTCAAGGCTGACCGTGTCCCCTCAAGTGAGCGCACCGCGGCCAAATTGCTGGAGACCTCTTTGCGCATGCGTCCTGACCGGATCATTCTTGGCGAGTTGCGCGGCGATGAGTGCAAGACCTTCCTCGACGCGATCAACACCGGCCATTCAGGCTCTTTCACCACAATTCACGCCGATACCGCGCAGAAGGCGCTCGACCGCCTTGCCCTCATGGTCATGTCGGTGGGCATCAATATGAGCTTTGAGGAGGTAAGGCGCTATGCCGCGTCCAGCATCGATGTCGTGGTGCAGCTTGGTCGGAAGGACGGAAGACGCGGGGTCGAACAGGTGTGGCTGCCGGGCAGCTCAAATCCTTGA
- a CDS encoding lytic transglycosylase domain-containing protein has translation MAIPVALGLGSLASAQGVPVIDGSNLARAVSRVEELARDALRQGQKRDARQDQADIYQEQLEAYERFLAETTGVTDLSGFEAGGPGWASAAETYPAQEDHPDADRLFGEPSDVERMIITVARRYEGHPGVATAGLTPLTWRILFQSLIKQESRFNNAAVSHVGARGFCQLMPGTASDLGVNPYDPWENLDGGARYILTQLNRFGRIDHALAAYNAGPGRVLEYGGVPPFEETQTYVRRINGYYNDYLGIITGVDMTGSLAGFDGASAAWGNWADASVGYGAYMGTQIDQAMTRIAALLREDPPGNAKEALDRSTYMLAERARLMALTLRLRAAHVKVEAAQGLTEAADHLEQSTFWRYSDEG, from the coding sequence ATGGCGATTCCGGTGGCCTTGGGTCTTGGCTCGCTTGCCTCCGCGCAGGGCGTGCCAGTGATCGATGGCTCCAACCTTGCCCGCGCTGTGTCGCGCGTCGAAGAGCTCGCACGCGACGCCTTGCGGCAGGGCCAGAAGCGCGACGCCCGCCAGGATCAAGCGGACATCTATCAAGAGCAGCTTGAAGCCTACGAACGTTTCCTTGCGGAGACCACCGGTGTCACCGACCTGAGTGGGTTCGAGGCTGGTGGGCCCGGCTGGGCGAGCGCTGCAGAGACTTACCCAGCCCAGGAAGATCATCCTGATGCCGATCGCCTCTTCGGTGAGCCAAGCGACGTGGAGCGCATGATCATCACGGTGGCGCGGCGCTATGAGGGTCATCCCGGTGTTGCGACCGCCGGTCTGACGCCACTGACATGGCGTATCCTGTTTCAGTCACTGATCAAGCAGGAAAGTCGTTTCAACAATGCAGCCGTCTCCCACGTGGGTGCGCGCGGTTTTTGCCAGCTGATGCCGGGCACAGCATCGGATCTCGGTGTGAACCCGTATGATCCTTGGGAAAACCTGGACGGTGGCGCACGCTACATTCTCACGCAACTGAACCGCTTCGGTCGGATTGATCACGCTCTGGCGGCCTATAATGCAGGCCCCGGCCGTGTTCTCGAATATGGTGGTGTGCCTCCTTTCGAGGAAACCCAGACCTACGTCCGGCGTATCAACGGCTATTACAACGACTATCTTGGCATCATCACCGGCGTCGACATGACAGGGTCACTGGCGGGCTTCGATGGTGCCTCGGCCGCCTGGGGCAACTGGGCGGATGCCTCGGTCGGCTATGGCGCCTACATGGGCACCCAGATCGATCAGGCCATGACGAGGATCGCGGCGCTTTTGCGTGAAGATCCGCCCGGTAACGCAAAAGAGGCGCTGGACCGCTCCACCTATATGCTTGCTGAACGGGCGCGGCTCATGGCGCTGACGCTGCGTCTGCGCGCGGCCCACGTGAAAGTCGAAGCGGCACAAGGTTTGACCGAGGCCGCCGATCACCTAGAGCAATCCACTTTCTGGAGGTATTCCGATGAGGGCTGA
- a CDS encoding lytic transglycosylase domain-containing protein, with amino-acid sequence MDLDAPDRVGRLTSSVLDFARPQPEQGDIVARSEVVPLDSPRLSPPRVPSGRPAVETMILDVGSVYADHPALRRAGWSSRDWLAFFRANIAIESAFDPGARSHVGAIGLGQLMPDTARVLGVDPHDPEQNLHGSARYLLTQLDRFGTPQLALAAYNAGPEAVARHGGIPPYRETQGHVRKVMAVYAQSIGDQI; translated from the coding sequence ATCGATCTCGATGCTCCAGACCGTGTTGGTCGACTGACCAGTAGCGTTCTCGACTTTGCAAGACCCCAACCCGAGCAAGGCGACATTGTCGCACGGTCTGAGGTCGTCCCTCTTGACTCACCACGCCTTTCTCCGCCTCGGGTCCCATCGGGCCGCCCTGCGGTCGAGACTATGATCCTTGATGTGGGTTCGGTCTACGCGGACCACCCGGCCCTGCGCAGGGCCGGGTGGTCCTCTCGCGACTGGCTCGCATTCTTTCGCGCCAACATCGCTATTGAAAGCGCATTTGATCCAGGCGCGCGGTCGCATGTCGGCGCAATCGGGCTTGGGCAGTTGATGCCGGACACTGCACGCGTGCTTGGCGTCGATCCGCATGATCCTGAGCAAAACCTGCATGGATCCGCCCGCTACTTGCTGACACAACTTGATCGTTTTGGCACGCCGCAGCTTGCGCTCGCGGCCTACAACGCCGGCCCCGAAGCCGTGGCGCGCCATGGCGGGATTCCCCCCTACCGCGAAACCCAAGGCCATGTCCGCAAGGTCATGGCCGTCTATGCCCAATCCATCGGAGACCAGATATGA
- a CDS encoding virB8 family protein, with amino-acid sequence MSDFDIDLVMGPRRAARAAWIVAGCSCAVSVLLALTITVMLPLRETEVFTVLVDSTSGAAERIYQVQPSGITDEEAIKESLLVSYISDRESYFRNGIQERLESVQRRSSGPARASLIELWTAGAENYPPRSYGANAQVDVRVRAITFLQDEVAQIRFDKRLTRPNQTPVTQTFIATVGFEFAPRRERSLTRVWENPLGFSVTAYRVDAETLTRE; translated from the coding sequence ATGAGTGATTTCGATATCGATTTGGTGATGGGTCCGCGCCGGGCAGCGCGCGCCGCATGGATCGTTGCGGGCTGTTCCTGCGCCGTATCCGTGCTGTTGGCCCTGACCATTACGGTTATGTTGCCCCTGCGCGAAACCGAAGTGTTTACCGTCCTCGTCGACAGCACGTCGGGTGCAGCAGAACGCATCTATCAGGTTCAGCCGTCTGGTATCACCGATGAGGAAGCGATCAAGGAATCCCTGCTTGTCAGTTATATCAGCGACCGCGAAAGCTATTTCAGGAACGGCATTCAAGAACGGCTCGAAAGTGTCCAGCGGCGCTCCAGCGGGCCCGCCCGCGCCTCGCTGATAGAACTCTGGACCGCGGGGGCCGAGAATTATCCACCGCGCAGCTACGGCGCGAATGCGCAGGTCGATGTCCGCGTGCGGGCGATCACCTTCCTGCAGGACGAAGTGGCTCAGATCCGGTTCGACAAACGCCTCACCCGACCCAACCAGACCCCCGTCACGCAAACATTCATCGCCACCGTAGGGTTTGAATTTGCCCCCCGCCGCGAACGCTCCCTGACACGCGTTTGGGAAAATCCCCTTGGCTTCTCGGTGACCGCTTACCGGGTCGATGCCGAAACACTGACACGAGAATAG